From a region of the Mycosarcoma maydis chromosome 7, whole genome shotgun sequence genome:
- a CDS encoding uncharacterized protein (related to SLD5 - subunit of the GINS complex), which translates to MPLPRYSLDDGGDAIDETLQESYSSVASASHTVPTWSAPPDAADAGADAGAPMSFEETPSFRLGRSVSPSVAAYDAPSSLDIDALLESTGPHHTKDNRSSWLASASEAVGWPYSRNSPIARLTPFEQLTLYMSTQKAAPELLPFPTHAFDSLIGQMEQQQSILDSLLHLPPSNAQDEEQDAPESGVDEDEFLRLNLVQVDLERCKWLLKHILRTRMDLLQKFGAFIVARQNERRKLNDAEDRFVGEFWQLKKDHFHSAVLGYLPEQLHDLTTGQPADTDDLSQQDTQQPNNSSNMVPGPDLDAPVFLRCLQDCGEITLPDNEKATLSNESMHLLRYRSIRHLVYQGVAVLL; encoded by the exons ATGCCGCTACCTCGATACTCTTTGGACGACGGTGGGGACGCGATTGACGAGACGTTGCAAGAGTCGTATTCTTCTGTTGCTTCTGCATCGCATACTGTGCCCACTTGGTCGGCACCTCcagatgcagcagatgcaggtGCAGATGCAGGAGCTCCGATGAGCTTCGAGGAAACGCCGTCGTTTCGGCTCGGCCGCTCGGTATCGCCGTCGGTAGCTGCATATGATGCACCGTCAAGCCTGGATATTGATGCTCTGCTCGAATCTACAGGACCACATCACACCAAAGATAAtcgctcgtcttggttgGCGTCTGCAAGCGAGGCTGTAGGCTGGCCATATTCTCGCAACTCGCCCATCGCCCGCCTGACACCGTTCGAACAACTGACGCTGTACATGTCAACGCAGAAAGCTGCGCCTGAACTGCTCCCGTTCCCCACTCACGCTTTCGACTCTCTGATCGGTCAGATGGAACAGCAACAGTCCATCCTCGACTCGTTACTGCACCTACCACCGTCAAATGCGCAGGAtgaagagcaagatgcgCCAGAGTCAGGCgtggacgaggacgagttCCTGCGGCTCAACTTGGTCCAAGTGGATCTGGAGAGGTGCAAGTGGTTGCTCAAGCACATTTTGCGCACCAGAATGGATCTATTGCAGAAGTTTGGCGCGTTTATCGTGGCTAGGCAGAACGAGAGGCGCAAATTGAACGATGCAGAGGATCGCTTTGTTGGCGA GTTTTGGCAGCTAAAGAAAGACCATTTCCACTCAGCAGTTCTAGGATATCTTCCAGAGCAACTGCATGATTTGACCACGGGCCAACCAGCAGACACGGACGACTTGTCGCAGCAAGACACTCAGCAACCGAACAATAGCAGCAACATGG TGCCCGGACCAGACTTGGACGCACCCGTCTTCCTCCGTTGTCTGCAGGATTGCGGTGAAATCACACTCCCAGA CAACGAAAAGGCTACACTCAGCAACGAGTCCATGCATCTGCTGCGGTATAGATCGATACGACACCTGGTCTATCAGGGTGTAGCTGTTCTGCTTTGA
- a CDS encoding uncharacterized protein (related to CWH43 - putative sensor/transporter protein): protein MPSDVHPSRARSAPLVVLSGGLISHIHTVMGFLAFFGALITALSLHYPKVVKNHVAQYPDEWWPSVSATIGDWYPERNIFQVGIALMAGPRFALVLLSALLVSLSTPIPSPKASILLCVGVLRTLACGGWVYVTSTDDHLVHDIAMFVYLALTPPWMFITSGSLAQPPSVKNAAKTDDQLASKARKMRRIACFSFFACTPFMGFFFYRHNALRIPGAYSYYAYFEWGLIIFDLLFDAASVYDLSRFQIHIVEAPLPDAPSPPATNLSTTHGPEEKRLIDGAWIRGGRSQAIASGAWSAAHSDSLSDGPTSLKAIVSLISDCYLAFCFWTALTALHPMIFYFSVYNLAIGGHEALLISQVIGLGLTLAVPALRSCVRRQLADGASTVGPISSQAKALGWLLSLVGQASWFVADPLVRLISVAFSNALLAVLLALEWGAAWESDQLSVKVGIWLIGLLASNLAKYANHSNNPAWPFMDSTNGGHNVVFLALALLAVTETALRPKYSHLPVVRQRHGRQSVTPTQHNRVSVSSEQPGSFYLAALGAGALLYAVHTFLTDTGTMIAWGWTGYPITGPMAIPHGCIILITMAFSSLAATRWSTFGYRLSLFLVQCGSAALLHLTDDWGSFAGAIGIALSLPALSFPLISAAMHHDPIKVMLFAWLVANLLTFFGVLTVAYAFVPGGKIMRERTGLMLVVHLMLLGGGLINARSVDLRRLSSQRDADGPSRHHAKPSNSKEAKTDSSRKAAQSGSSYYICLFMAFIGLVGNLVPLYRIVPASSIVPHHPQERLVTAGMWTVHFALDQHMRDSSRRMASIMKTLDMDLFGLVESDLHRPVFGNRDLSQYLAEELKMYADIGPAPSKNTWGAALFSKFPIINSTHHLLPSPGGELAPAIHAVIDLYGTPTHVIVSHNGQEEDPLDRELQTTEIARILREAYPHPAIFLGYVVTKPHAERPAPYKILFEDGKIQDVEPTDFGRWCEYLGLRGLERISYVRVSRYTVTDTELQTMKLVVPKEPIDPDRNDLTNFVIAETYPESMRYPTSLIDPDAFVYDKHIYSPYPWPIYYGRPTPDF from the exons ATGCCCTCCGATGTCCATCCGTCCCGAGCACGGTCAGCGCCCTTGGTGGTGCTGTCCGGTGGACTCATCTCTCACATACATACCGTCATGGGCTTCCTCGCCTTCTTCGGCGCTCTCATCACCGCACTCTCACTCCACTATCCAAAGGTTGTCAAGAACCACGTAGCTCAGTATCCCGACGAATGGTGGCCTTCCGTATCCGCCACCATCGGCGACTGGTATCCGGAGCGCAACATCTTCCAGGTAGGAATCGCACTGATGGCAGGTCCGCGTTttgcgctcgtcttgctttCCGCGctcctcgtctcgctctctACGCCGATTCCATCTCCCAAAGCATCTATCCTGCTCTGTGTCGGTGTGCTAAGGACCTTGGCCTGTGGCGGCTGGGTTTACGTGACCAGCACCGACGATCATCTCGTTCACGACATTGCCATGTTCGTCTACCTCGCGCTCACCCCACCATGGATGTTCATCACCAGCGGCAGCCTTGCTCAGCCCCCTTCTGTGAAGAATGCGGCCAAAACGGACGACCAGCTCGCTTCCAAAGCTCGCAAGATGCGTAGGATCGCCTGCTTCTCTTTCTTTGCTTGCACGCCTTTCATGGGCTTTTTCTTTTATAGACACAACGCGCTCCGCATTCCCGGCGCCTATTCCTACTACGCTTACTTCGAATGGGGTCTCATCATCTTT GATCTCTTGTTCGACGCGGCGAGCGTATACGACCTCTCACGCTTCCAGATCCACATTGTCGAAGCACCGCTGCCTGATGCTCCTTCACCACCTGCAACGAATCTGAGCACCACACATGGTCCAGAGGAGAAACGCCTCATTGACGGCGCCTGGATACGTGGAGGAAGGAGCCAGGCTATCGCTTCCGGCGCTTGGTCCGCCGCTCATTCCGACTCTTTATCAGATGG TCCTACAAGTCTCAAAGCAATCGTCTCGCTCATTTCTGACTGCTACCTTG CCTTCTGTTTTTGGACGGCTCTCACTGCTCTGCATCCGATGATTTTCTACT TTAGTGTCTACAACCTCGCTATTGGTGGTCACGAGGCGCTGCTCATCTCTCAGGTCATCGGCCTTGGTCTCACCCTTGCGGTCCCTGCACTCCGATCCTGTGTTCGTCGACAATTGGCAGACGGAGCATCCACCGTTGGACCCATCTCATCGCAGGCAAAAGCGCTCGGCTGGCTCTTGTCGCTCGTCGGTCAGGCAAGTTGGTTTGTTGCCGATCCTCTTGTTCGACTCATTTCTGTCGCTTTCTCGAATGCGCTTCTAGccgtcttgctcgctcttgAATGGGGTGCTGCCTGGGAATCTGATCAACTTTCGGTAAAAGTTGGAATCTGGCTCATCGGTCTACTCGCTTCCAACCTCGCCAAGTATGCCAACCACAGCAACAATCCTGCTTGGCCCTTCATGGACTCTACCAACGGCGGCCACAATGTTGTCTTCTTGGCACTCGCCCTCCTTGCTGTCACCGAGACGGCGCTTCGACCCAAGTACAGTCATTTGCCCGTCGTACGACAACGTCATGGACGACAGAGCGTCACACCTACCCAACACAACCGTGTATCcgtcagcagcgagcagccAGGTAGCTTTTACCTTGCGGCCCTCGGTGCTGGCGCCTTACTGTATGCTGTACACACCTTCTTAACAGACACAGGCACTATGATTGCTTGGGGCTGGACTGGCTATCCGATAACCGGTCCCATGGCTATTCCTCATGGCTGCATTATTCTCATCACCATGGCTTTTTCGTCGCTCGCCGCAACGCGCTGGAGCACATTCGGATATCGTCTCAGTCTGTTCCTCGTGCAGTGCGGCTCAGCGGCCTTGCTCCACCTCACCGATGACTGGGGCAGCTTCGCTGGCGCCATCGGAATAGCGCTCAGCCTTCCGGCCCTCTCTTTTCCACTCATCTCGGCTGCCATGCATCACGATCCCATCAAGGTGATGCTCTTCGCATGGCTTGTCGCCAATTTGCTCACCTTCTTCGGCGTCCTGACCGTCGCTTACGCCTTTGTACCAGGCGGCAAAATCATGAGGGAGAGGACAGGCTTGATGCTGGTAGTACACCTCATGCTCCTCGGCGGCGGTCTTATCAACGCCCGTAGTGTCGATCTGAGACGTCTCAGCTCGCAGCGTGATGCAGATGGACCATCCCGCCACCACGCAAAGCCTTCCAACAGCAAGGAAGCCAAGACAGATTCGAGCCGGAAGGCAGCGCAGTCCGGGTCATCCTACTACATCTGTCTATTTATGGCATTCATCGGGCTCGTCGGAAATCTTGTACCGCTGTATCGCATTGTTCCTGCATCTTCAATTGTTCCACATCATCCTCAGGAACGCTTGGTGACGGCAGGAATGTGGACAGTTCATTTTGCGCTGGATCAGCACATGCGCGACAGCTCACGACGCATGGCATCAATCATGAAGACGCTCGATATGGACCTCTTTGGACTGGTTGAGTCAGATCTCCACCGACCGGTCTTTGGAAATAGAGACCTCTCCCAGTACCTTGCGGAAGAGCTCAAGATGTACGCAGACATCGGTCCTGCTCCAAGCAAAAACACGTGGGGAGCAGCGCTGTTCTCCAAATTTCCTATCATTAACTCGACACATCACCTGCTTCCATCGCCCGGCGGTGAACTTGCGCCTGCCATTCATGCAGTCATTGATCTGTATGGCACTCCGACGCATGTGATCGTTTCGCACAATGGCCAGGAAGAAGACCCTCTGGACAGAGAACTGCAAACCACCGAGATAGCGCGCATCTTGCGCGAAGCTTATCCGCATCCTGCCATCTTTTTGGGCTACGTCGTTACCAAACCTCATGCGGAACGACCAGCACCGTACAAGATCCTGttcgaggatggcaagaTCCAGGACGTGGAGCCAACAGATTTTGGTAGATGGTGTGAATATCTTGGCCTACGCGGTCTGGAAAGGATATCGTATGTCAGAGTGTCTAGGTACACTGTTACCGACACCGAGTTGCAGACCATGAAGTTGGTCGTGCCAAAGGAGCCCATTGATCCGGATAGAAATGACTTGACAAATTTCGTCAT TGCCGAGACGTATCCCGAGTCGATGCGTTATCCAACTTCGCTCATCGACCCAGACGCATTCGTCTATGACAA GCACATTTATTCACCATATCCATGGCCGATCTACTACGGACGTCCTACTCCAGACTTCTGA
- a CDS encoding RNA-binding RNA processing protein NOP9 (related to NOP9 - essential subunit of U3-containing 90S pre-ribosome) → MPPKIRQRGKKPSKVRKLQQEQEQLQQHDAQPLASSASSSTNPIQSQADYIPVDVEDADTSTVPQNDAEEDQPNWIKLGDRPGKAEHEAPFGYVDAELKAYLRAGWERVTELESQGYTSKSTLTAIVAASAPSGAHKNGLGADDDEADDDDELALLLQATLKEMDGKELLLSTDPDTSLIVEAILHRLPAKPLRVFVDRLAGNFAVLAKHRFASHVIQACLTTLQPAVTLEHASQQHFYQHQHRSSGLNGKATASSAYASDAATIVNEDGILRSATQLILDLIDELSSDQDMLFSLVTDSFGSHVIRSLLCVLTGRNIQTDPSSTAHAAAASDLRSRRSAKFRNRKAPTAPNSAAVAGAVSPEDLLVVVPDLLYNRAMLLRQEILKDASVETVRRWATDAVASPLLQLLIEIEADSLDGEQGDKLWKGTLVDSLLNGFVSSPPETVEEGEVKKDVYLETSLRDNVASHALQLVLERAPASTASRFFHIYIRSRMAKLCIHPAANHIVATLIRRLSTADLEPVIAEMAKIASGMVKEQMVGCLQAAVDRVVQLTQEESDKEEVKELVKAVSEVVLAAFRFKSQSSSEQSDEEGLKLLVPAVLALRTRKAYLHTYSAHLKKDNRDGEGENGARGSKRGRDGKAKQSKTKYSKKKDAEVSNKEEEQEQSPWTMDASYELPAAESTTQGSLLLQSLLRLPGPAAPARAPPKRTFGRAAPASASCTSAARAESWGSALVLDSLCSLPTLTPFARNPTAVHTLISCLCPPPHPTSPHLDWNQSTRRRTLSSTLTTSLASFCGDKYGSRLADSLWFSVDGYSKEKIVKYVIEHSTEIIKQPYASYFTNKLQLQLYRKGKVREWNQAIQAQAQLANKDKEISVSTVQSGARKHSPIIVETKRVSEASAKSKRRKKSKLDGQLDSILDQI, encoded by the coding sequence ATGCCGCCCAAGATTCGACAAAGGGGTAAAAAGCCCTCAAAAGTCAGAAAGCTtcagcaagagcaagaacaaCTCCAACAGCACGACGCTCAGCCACTGGCATCTTCGGCGTCCTCTTCGACAAATCCGATTCAATCACAGGCTGACTATATCCCGGTCGATGTCGAAGACGCAGATACGTCTACGGTACCTCAgaacgatgccgaggaagaTCAACCAAACTGGATCAAGTTGGGAGACAGGCCGGGCAAGGCCGAGCACGAGGCTCCGTTCGGCTatgtcgatgctgagctCAAGGCGTATCTCCGAGCTGGCTGGGAGCGTGTTACGGAGCTGGAATCACAAGGTTACACTTCCAAGTCTACTCTTACAGCCATCGTTGCGGCGAGCGCACCATCTGGTGCTCACAAGAACGGTCTTGgcgctgacgacgacgaggcggacgacgacgacgagctaGCGCTGCTACTGCAAGCCACATTGAAAGAGATGGATGGTAAAGAGCTTTTGCTGTCTACCGACCCAGACACCTCGCTCATTGTCGAAGCCATCCTTCACCGTCTCCCTGCTAAACCATTGCGAGTATTTGTAGATCGTCTGGCGGGCAACTTTGCCGTTCTCGCTAAACATCGCTTCGCCAGCCACGTCATACAAGCGTGTCTCACTACTCTTCAGCCTGCTGTCACCCTTGAACATGCCTCGCAACAGCACTTCTatcaacatcaacatcgTTCCAGCGGCCTGAACGGTAAAGCGACTGCATCCTCAGCATACGCGAGCGACGCAGCGACCATCGTCAACGAGGACGGCATTCTGCGGAGCGCAACCCaactcatcctcgacctcatcgACGAACTGTCTTCCGACCAAGACATGctcttctcgctcgtcaccgATTCATTTGGATCGCACGTTATTCGTTCGCTGTTGTGCGTTCTGACAGGTCGCAACATTCAAACGgatccaagctcgacagcgcatgctgcagcagcttctgATCTTCGGTCTCGACGCAGCGCCAAGTTCCGCAATCGGAAAGCTCCGACTGCTCCTAATAGCGCCGCTGTAGCAGGTGCAGTTTCACCAGAGGACTTGCTCGTTGTAGTACCGGATCTGCTCTATAACCGAGCTATGTTGCTCAGGCAAGAGATCCTCAAAGATGCAAGCGTCGAAACCGTCCGCAGGTGGGCCACCGATGCAGTAGCCTCTCCGCTTCTGCAGCTCCTCATCGAAATCGAGGCGGACTCACTCGACGGCGAACAGGGCGACAAGCTCTGGAAAGGAACTTTGGTCGACAGCCTGTTGAACGGCTTTGTCTCGTCCCCTCCCGAAACCGTAGAGGAAGGAGAAGTCAAGAAAGACGTCTACCTCGAAACTTCGCTTCGTGACAATGTCGCATCACACGCATTGCAGCTCGTTCTCGAGCGTGCACCCGCTTCGACGGCctcgcgcttcttccacATTTACATCCGCAGCCGCATGGCCAAGCTTTGCATCCATCCTGCCGCAAATCACATTGTAGCCACTCTGATTCGCCGACTTTCCACGGCCGATCTGGAGCCGGTGATCGCCGAAATGGCCAAGATCGCTTCGGGTATGGTCAAGGAGCAGATGGTTGGCTGTCTTCAAGCAGCCGTCGATCGCGTAGTACAGCTGACGCAGGAGGAGAGCGACAAAGAGGAAGTCAAAGAGCTTGTCAAGGCTGTCAGCGAGGTTGTGCTGGCAGCTTTCAGGTTCAAGTCACAATCGTCATCGGAACAAAGTGACGAAGAAGGGCTCAAGCTACTCGTTCCTGCAGTGTTGGCGTTGAGGACGCGGAAGGCATACTTGCACACGTATAGTGCGCATCTGAAGAAGGACAATCGAGACGGAGAGGGCGAGAACGGAGCTCGTGGATCGAAGCGAGGACGCGATggcaaggccaagcagagcaaaaCCAAGTacagcaagaagaaggacgCTGAAGTGTCGaacaaggaagaggaacaGGAGCAGTCGCCATGGACTATGGATGCGTCGTACGAACTGCCAGCTGCCGAATCGACGACTCAGGGAAGTCTTCTTCTGCAATCGTTGTTGCGACTTCCCGGACCAGCGGCACCTGCACGTGCTCCACCGAAACGCACATTTGGCCGGGCCGCTCccgcatctgcatcttgcACCTCAGCTGCTCGCGCTGAGTCATGGGGGAGcgcgctcgtcctcgactCTCTCTGCTCGCTGCCCACACTCACACCGTTCGCGCGCAACCCGACTGCCGTACATACGCTCATCTCTTGCCTCTGCCCTCCACCGCATCCTACATCACCACACTTGGACTGGAATCAATCCACACGCAGACGCACACTCTCGTCCACCCtcaccacctcgctcgcctcgttCTGCGGCGACAAGTACGGTTCACGTCTCGCCGACTCACTATGGTTCTCGGTGGATGGGTATTCCAAAGAGAAAATCGTCAAGTACGTCATCGAGCACTCGACCGAGATCATCAAACAGCCATATGCTAGTTACTTTACCAACAAGCTGCAACTGCAGCTGTACAGGAAGGGAAAGGTGCGTGAGTGGAATCAGGCGATCCAGGCTCAAGCACAGCTCGCgaacaaggacaaggagatCAGTGTATCGACAGTTCAAAGCGGCGCTAGAAAACACTCGCCAATCATCGTCGAGACCAAAAGGGTGTCGGAAGCGTCTGCAAAGTCAAAGCGtcgcaagaagagcaagttGGATGGACAGCTGGATTCGATCCTGGACCAGATCTAG